Proteins encoded within one genomic window of Caldilineales bacterium:
- a CDS encoding nucleotidyltransferase domain-containing protein, with protein MTRAFESQIRPEAYAGYLAGWRERTRAEKEHLVGKFQESRTLAEDCVGVLVRRYPIRRAWLIGSLLTPDYFHAASDIDLVVEGLPSKHYFAALSCLYDLLPPDLELDLITLETAQPGLREHIMKEGKLLYERA; from the coding sequence ATGACGAGAGCATTCGAGTCCCAAATTCGGCCAGAAGCGTATGCCGGCTATCTCGCGGGTTGGCGGGAACGAACGCGGGCCGAAAAAGAGCATCTGGTCGGGAAATTCCAGGAAAGTCGAACTCTGGCGGAGGATTGCGTAGGGGTGTTGGTGCGCCGCTATCCTATTCGACGTGCCTGGCTGATTGGCTCATTGCTAACTCCAGACTACTTTCATGCCGCGTCCGATATCGATTTGGTTGTCGAGGGGCTGCCGTCGAAGCACTATTTTGCCGCCTTGTCGTGTCTTTATGATCTGCTCCCGCCCGATCTCGAGCTGGACTTGATTACACTTGAGACAGCCCAGCCCGGCCTGCGCGAGCACATCATGAAGGAAGGGAAACTGCTTTATGAGCGCGCGTAG